The following are from one region of the Stanieria cyanosphaera PCC 7437 genome:
- a CDS encoding photosystem II reaction center protein T, which translates to MESVAYILILTMALAVLFFAIAFREPPRIEK; encoded by the coding sequence ATGGAAAGCGTTGCATATATTTTAATTTTAACTATGGCATTAGCTGTTCTCTTCTTTGCCATAGCGTTTCGCGAACCTCCTCGCATTGAAAAATAA
- the nrdR gene encoding transcriptional regulator NrdR produces the protein MQCPYCQSTESRVLESRSTEGGQSIRRRRECLRCKHRFTTYERIEFVPITVIKRDGNRESFDRSKLIRGMIRACEKTEITYKRIEAIVDEIEAQLQQSFEREFTTNEIGELVLKYLRQENEVAYVRFASVYRKFKGIKDFVETLNHLQKEDLNNSEDDNIWQNLEQQNASTPLLDCIS, from the coding sequence ATGCAATGTCCATATTGCCAAAGTACCGAAAGTCGAGTTTTAGAATCTCGTTCTACAGAAGGTGGGCAAAGTATTCGCAGAAGAAGAGAATGTTTACGCTGTAAGCATCGTTTTACAACTTATGAAAGAATTGAATTTGTACCAATTACGGTAATTAAAAGAGATGGTAATAGAGAATCATTTGATCGTTCTAAATTAATTCGGGGAATGATTCGAGCTTGTGAAAAAACTGAAATAACTTATAAAAGAATTGAAGCAATTGTAGATGAAATAGAAGCTCAATTACAACAAAGTTTTGAAAGAGAGTTTACTACCAATGAAATTGGTGAGTTAGTTTTGAAATATCTGCGTCAGGAAAACGAAGTAGCTTATGTTCGCTTTGCTTCTGTTTATCGTAAGTTTAAAGGCATTAAAGATTTTGTTGAAACTCTTAATCATTTACAAAAAGAAGATTTAAACAATTCAGAAGACGATAACATTTGGCAAAATTTAGAACAGCAAAATGCTTCAACTCCTTTATTGGATTGCATTTCTTAA
- a CDS encoding 30S ribosomal protein S1 has protein sequence MINQKENVTRDIGFTHEDFAALLDRYDYHFSPGDVVPGTVFSVEPKGALIDIGAKTAAYIPIQEMSINRVDDPAEVLQPNETREFFILTDENEDGQLTLSIRRIEYMRAWERVRQLQQEDATVRSNVFATNRGGALVRIEGLRGFIPGSHISAKEAKEDLVGQDLPLKFLEVDEERNRLVLSHRRALVERKMNGLEVGQVVRGSVRGIKPYGAFIDIGGVSGLLHISEISHDHIDTPHSVFNVNDELKVMIIDLDAERGRISLSTKQLEPEAGDMLKNRDLVFEKAEEMAEKYRQKLLAEAQGLTLEGEEETAAVDATEEISEEEMVAAVED, from the coding sequence ATGATCAATCAGAAAGAAAACGTCACAAGAGATATTGGTTTTACACACGAGGATTTTGCTGCCCTTTTAGATCGGTATGATTATCATTTTAGCCCTGGAGATGTTGTTCCAGGAACAGTATTTAGCGTAGAACCTAAAGGCGCTCTGATTGACATTGGTGCTAAAACTGCTGCCTATATTCCTATCCAAGAGATGTCGATTAACAGAGTCGATGATCCTGCTGAAGTACTTCAGCCAAATGAAACCAGAGAATTTTTTATTCTTACAGATGAAAATGAAGATGGACAATTAACTCTTTCGATTCGCCGTATCGAGTATATGCGTGCTTGGGAACGAGTTAGACAACTTCAACAGGAGGATGCTACTGTACGCTCAAATGTTTTCGCAACAAATCGAGGTGGAGCATTAGTAAGAATTGAAGGATTGCGGGGTTTTATTCCAGGTTCTCATATTAGTGCTAAAGAAGCTAAAGAAGATTTAGTAGGACAAGATTTACCACTGAAGTTTTTAGAAGTAGATGAAGAGCGCAATCGTCTTGTTTTAAGCCATCGTCGAGCATTAGTCGAACGCAAGATGAATGGTTTAGAAGTCGGTCAAGTTGTTAGAGGTTCAGTTCGTGGAATCAAGCCTTATGGAGCATTTATTGATATTGGTGGTGTAAGTGGGTTGCTACACATTTCAGAAATTTCTCACGACCATATTGATACTCCTCATAGCGTTTTCAATGTCAATGATGAACTGAAAGTGATGATTATCGACTTAGACGCGGAAAGAGGTCGTATTTCTTTATCTACGAAGCAACTCGAACCTGAAGCAGGAGATATGTTGAAGAATCGAGATTTGGTATTTGAAAAAGCAGAAGAAATGGCTGAAAAATACCGTCAGAAACTACTAGCTGAAGCACAAGGATTGACTTTGGAAGGAGAAGAAGAGACCGCAGCAGTAGATGCCACCGAAGAGATTTCTGAAGAAGAAATGGTTGCTGCCGTAGAAGACTAA